In Bacillus sp. Marseille-Q1617, a genomic segment contains:
- a CDS encoding MBL fold metallo-hydrolase, which yields MTMHFSVLASGSTGNAIFVESEEHSFLVDAGLSGKAMEGLFSQIDRKIEDLSGILVTHEHSDHIKGLGVLARKYKLPVYANEKTWNAMDGLVGKIETDQKFTFDMETAKHFGGLSIESFGVSHDAAEPMFYVFHQGEKKLVLVTDTGYVSDRMKGIISNADAYVFESNHDVGMLRMCRYPWNIKRRILSDVGHVSNEDAAVAMSEVIGDRTKGIYLAHLSLDNNMKDLARMSVTQTLESRGVGVGEQIDLFDTDPKVPTPLVAI from the coding sequence ATGACCATGCATTTTAGTGTACTCGCGAGCGGCAGTACAGGGAATGCGATATTTGTTGAATCGGAAGAGCATTCCTTTCTTGTCGATGCAGGCCTTAGCGGCAAGGCGATGGAAGGGTTGTTCAGTCAAATCGACCGTAAAATCGAGGATCTGTCCGGCATCCTAGTCACACATGAGCACAGCGACCATATAAAGGGGCTTGGCGTTCTCGCAAGAAAGTACAAGCTCCCGGTCTATGCGAATGAGAAGACGTGGAATGCGATGGACGGTCTCGTGGGGAAAATAGAGACAGATCAGAAGTTCACGTTCGACATGGAAACGGCCAAGCATTTTGGGGGCCTGAGTATCGAGTCATTCGGTGTTTCACACGATGCCGCTGAGCCGATGTTCTATGTGTTCCACCAAGGGGAAAAGAAGCTGGTCCTCGTTACTGATACAGGCTATGTGAGCGACCGGATGAAGGGCATCATTTCGAATGCCGATGCTTACGTGTTTGAAAGCAATCACGATGTCGGCATGCTCCGGATGTGCCGTTACCCATGGAACATCAAGCGGCGTATCCTGAGTGATGTCGGACACGTTTCAAATGAAGATGCAGCCGTTGCCATGAGTGAAGTTATCGGTGACAGGACAAAAGGCATTTATCTTGCCCACTTGAGTCTTGATAACAACATGAAAGACCTGGCAAGAATGAGTGTGACACAGACACTGGAGTCAAGAGGAGTAGGCGTCGGCGAACAAATCGACTTGTTCGACACCGATCCTAAAGTCCCAACCCCATTAGTAGCCATCTGA
- a CDS encoding YycH family regulatory protein: MNYEKIKSIVLTLLVAMSIFLTWNLWTYQPEYDVIESTEAFDVSIGEERKVLELVQPYKVFYYHDDQISGTPNESEIDKVLEQMSSWRLTDAKDISNQFSQSELDNLVHRPGIIDLVFPDSLPLTVYNQVIKFDDQNLPKTSFNRILFDINTKKGDKGIVYFVLYGDDDREYVVEAKVDGEKMDSLKDTFVQRALYNDNFRKYYTFKVNARKTILLPIKEEEYYGYKYSTEQLEAEDFMKALFNDPNNVSRNLTDSEEIYRDSSSLMKVNTNVNSLSFVNPGVDPDPGITEELLVHNSVEFVNEHGGWTDQFKLFSVSPEESKIEYRMFLLNFPVFSDIAGTTEISQVWGMDTIHKYQRPFFQIGDDYSMLSEPVKVQLPSGFTVQQTLEENKMINLDFVEDIAIGYKLTRDMNFPDMLLYDLTPSWYYKYSGNWLRLPLEEMGAI, encoded by the coding sequence ATGAATTATGAAAAAATAAAATCCATTGTATTAACGCTGCTTGTGGCCATGAGTATTTTTTTGACGTGGAATCTATGGACCTATCAACCTGAATATGATGTGATTGAAAGTACCGAGGCATTTGATGTATCCATCGGAGAGGAAAGAAAAGTGCTGGAGTTGGTCCAGCCTTATAAAGTCTTCTATTATCATGATGATCAAATTTCGGGCACCCCGAATGAAAGTGAAATCGACAAAGTATTGGAGCAGATGAGCAGCTGGCGGCTGACCGATGCAAAGGATATCAGCAATCAATTCTCTCAAAGTGAACTTGATAACCTGGTCCATCGACCGGGAATCATAGACTTGGTATTTCCGGACAGCCTTCCTCTGACCGTGTACAATCAAGTCATTAAGTTTGATGATCAGAATCTGCCGAAGACTTCTTTTAACCGCATCCTTTTTGATATCAATACCAAAAAGGGAGATAAGGGGATTGTCTATTTCGTCTTATACGGGGATGACGACCGGGAATACGTGGTCGAGGCCAAGGTCGATGGTGAGAAGATGGACTCCCTGAAGGATACGTTCGTACAGAGAGCGCTGTACAATGATAACTTCCGCAAATATTATACGTTCAAAGTGAACGCCCGTAAAACCATCCTTCTTCCCATCAAGGAAGAGGAGTATTACGGATATAAGTATTCGACTGAGCAGTTAGAGGCCGAAGATTTCATGAAGGCGTTATTTAATGATCCGAACAATGTCAGTCGGAATTTGACGGATTCAGAAGAAATCTACCGGGATTCCTCGAGTTTGATGAAAGTGAACACGAATGTGAATTCTCTTTCTTTCGTCAATCCGGGAGTCGATCCGGATCCTGGGATCACGGAGGAACTATTGGTCCACAACAGTGTCGAGTTCGTAAATGAACACGGGGGCTGGACGGATCAGTTCAAACTATTTTCGGTCAGTCCTGAAGAAAGTAAGATTGAATACCGGATGTTTCTATTAAACTTTCCAGTATTCAGTGATATTGCTGGGACGACTGAAATTTCCCAGGTCTGGGGAATGGACACGATTCACAAGTATCAGCGTCCATTCTTTCAAATAGGGGATGACTATTCCATGTTATCGGAGCCTGTTAAAGTTCAGCTCCCATCCGGATTTACCGTTCAGCAGACGCTGGAGGAAAACAAGATGATCAACCTGGATTTTGTCGAGGATATAGCGATCGGATATAAACTGACGAGGGATATGAACTTCCCAGATATGCTTTTATACGACTTAACACCTTCGTGGTATTATAAATACAGCGGCAATTGGCTGCGCCTGCCTCTTGAAGAAATGGGGGCGATTTAA
- a CDS encoding S1C family serine protease, which yields MGYYDDQDYNREGRTKQKGNRGGMFLAGLLGAVLGAILIIIAIPQLHNLNVLPYSIQPDQDLKETDDEYHNGTTKNVSVDVTTDITKAVEKSSDSVVGISNIRSQSFWGQSESQDQQAGTGSGVIYKKEGNKAYIVTNNHVIEGADQLEVTLADGTKVPATLRGADVWTDLAVLEMDGSSIDKDNIAEIGNSDELKAGEPVIAIGNPLGLQFSGSVTQGVVSGVERTIPVDINQDGMEDWNAEVLQTDAAINPGNSGGALINISGQLIGINSMKIAQEAVEGIGLAIPINYAKPIIDDLEQYGEVKRPAMGVMLEDVNRISAYHQQETLKLPKEVNYGVMIRQVVPNSPAAQAGLQEMDVIVELDGEKVENLIDLRKHLYNNKDVNDQMKVTYYRNGEKKELTMKLTDESRL from the coding sequence ATGGGATATTATGATGACCAGGATTATAATAGAGAAGGCAGAACCAAACAAAAAGGCAACCGGGGCGGTATGTTCCTTGCCGGGCTGCTTGGTGCGGTTCTAGGAGCTATTTTGATTATTATCGCGATTCCCCAGTTACATAACCTCAATGTTTTACCTTATTCAATCCAGCCTGATCAGGATTTAAAAGAGACTGACGATGAATATCATAACGGGACGACAAAGAACGTGTCGGTTGATGTAACGACTGATATCACGAAAGCCGTGGAGAAATCGAGTGATTCGGTCGTCGGGATTTCAAATATCCGTTCCCAAAGTTTCTGGGGTCAAAGCGAATCCCAGGACCAGCAGGCAGGGACAGGCTCGGGTGTCATTTATAAAAAAGAGGGAAATAAAGCTTATATCGTCACCAATAACCATGTCATTGAAGGTGCCGACCAGCTGGAGGTGACGTTGGCTGACGGAACAAAGGTGCCGGCAACCCTCCGCGGGGCGGATGTATGGACAGACCTTGCCGTCCTTGAAATGGATGGAAGCAGCATAGATAAGGATAATATTGCCGAAATCGGTAACTCAGATGAACTGAAAGCCGGGGAACCGGTCATTGCAATCGGGAATCCACTAGGTCTGCAGTTCTCGGGTTCAGTCACACAGGGTGTCGTGTCCGGAGTCGAAAGGACAATCCCTGTCGACATCAATCAGGACGGGATGGAAGATTGGAATGCCGAAGTCCTGCAAACAGATGCAGCCATCAATCCTGGTAACAGCGGCGGCGCGTTGATCAATATTTCCGGTCAGTTAATCGGGATCAACTCTATGAAAATCGCCCAGGAAGCGGTAGAGGGCATCGGACTTGCGATTCCTATCAACTATGCAAAGCCGATCATCGATGATCTTGAACAGTATGGTGAAGTGAAACGGCCAGCCATGGGTGTCATGCTTGAAGATGTGAACCGCATTTCCGCTTATCACCAGCAGGAAACGTTAAAACTTCCGAAAGAAGTCAATTATGGTGTCATGATCAGACAGGTAGTTCCGAATTCTCCTGCAGCGCAAGCGGGTCTGCAAGAAATGGATGTCATCGTGGAGCTTGATGGTGAGAAGGTAGAGAACCTGATTGACCTTCGAAAACATCTGTACAACAATAAGGACGTCAATGACCAAATGAAGGTCACGTACTACCGCAATGGAGAAAAGAAAGAACTGACGATGAAATTGACGGATGAATCACGTTTATAA
- a CDS encoding two-component system regulatory protein YycI: MDWSKTKTIFIVVFMILNIFLLTIFIKKISEPEVLADTSTQQSLESVNITYPDDLTAPKEGMNETDISATSKKFTDGVKESLKNQEVSVLNDNTLYSTLDEPYALGGKLSEDELKENLRGFLEEYTIDGDQYAFREYNKENLTVSYNQTYNGKPLFHNASAEIVLELNNENEIVSYKQTMMEDIQAFGKVSRVINPLESLQILADSGKIEPDSKVTSFEQGYSTEVPISDSQVLTPTWHYVVEKNDKKQDLYFTAFEGEVIEFSKKEKELLE; this comes from the coding sequence ATGGATTGGAGTAAAACAAAGACGATCTTCATCGTGGTTTTCATGATTCTGAATATTTTTCTATTAACCATTTTCATTAAAAAAATCTCGGAACCAGAGGTGTTGGCTGATACGAGTACCCAGCAGTCGCTGGAGTCCGTCAACATCACGTATCCCGATGACCTGACAGCCCCTAAGGAAGGCATGAATGAAACGGATATCAGTGCAACATCCAAGAAGTTCACAGATGGTGTAAAAGAGAGTCTTAAGAACCAAGAGGTCAGCGTCCTGAATGATAATACTCTGTACTCGACTCTTGATGAGCCATACGCTTTGGGTGGTAAGCTATCAGAAGATGAGTTGAAAGAAAATCTGAGAGGATTCCTGGAAGAGTATACGATTGACGGTGATCAATATGCTTTCAGGGAGTATAACAAAGAAAATCTGACAGTCAGTTATAACCAGACATACAACGGAAAACCATTATTCCACAATGCCAGTGCAGAAATTGTGTTAGAGCTAAATAACGAGAATGAGATTGTTTCTTACAAGCAAACGATGATGGAGGATATTCAAGCGTTTGGTAAAGTAAGCAGGGTCATCAACCCGCTTGAGTCCCTTCAGATCCTTGCTGACAGTGGTAAAATTGAGCCGGATAGTAAAGTCACAAGTTTCGAGCAAGGATATTCCACAGAGGTTCCGATCTCGGATTCACAGGTACTGACACCAACGTGGCACTATGTCGTGGAAAAGAATGATAAAAAACAGGATCTTTACTTTACTGCATTTGAAGGAGAAGTCATCGAGTTTTCAAAAAAAGAGAAAGAACTACTGGAGTGA